From a single Panulirus ornatus isolate Po-2019 chromosome 69, ASM3632096v1, whole genome shotgun sequence genomic region:
- the LOC139747533 gene encoding uncharacterized protein isoform X1: protein MKFVILAAVAAVAVAVPQYNYYALHDDSSEEFQVVPVHYDSHSAESSEELQVAPIHYRGDSSEEVEFVPILKDVRVHEEDGRYNFEVETGNGIRLSQSGSPEGHTGAVNKAGEYSYTAPDGTPVVVKFVANEHGYQPQSDLLPVAPAFPHPIPQFVLDQIAFAAKEDAARARAGLDSSEEVGTRAFVPAPAPAPINYYAPPHFDSSEEN from the exons ATGAAGTTT GTGATCCTCGCTGCCGTAGCCGCTGTGGCCGTTGCCGTCCCACAGTACAACTACTACGCCCTGCATGATGACTCTAGCGAAGAGTTCCAGGTGGTGCCCGTCCACTACGACTCTCATTCTGCAGAATCTAGCGAGGAGCTGCAAGTGGCTCCCATCCACTACAGGGGAGATTCCAGCGAGGAGGTCGAGTTCGTGCCTATCTTGAAGGACGTTCGCGTCCACGAAGAGGACGGACGGTATAACTTCGAAGTGGAGACTGGCAATGGCATCCGTCTCTCTCAGTCTGGCTCCCCCGAAGGTCATACTGGCGCCGTGAACAAGGCTGGAGAGTACTC CTACACTGCTCCTGACGGCACTCCCGTCGTTGTGAAGTTCGTCGCCAACGAGCACGGCTACCAGCCTCAGTCGGACCTCCTGCCAGTGGCTCCCGCgttcccccacccaatccctcagtTCGTGCTGGACCAGATCGCCTTCGCTGCCAAGGAGGACGCCGCTCGTGCCCGCGCCGGCTTGGATTCTTCAGAAGAGGTCGGCACCCGCGCCTTCGTCCCTGCCCCTGCCCCCGCCCCCATCAATTACTACGCCCCTCCTCATTTTGATTCCTCAGAAGAGAACTAA
- the LOC139747533 gene encoding uncharacterized protein isoform X2, translated as MKFVILAAVAAVAVAVPQYNYYALHDDSSEEFQVVPVHYDSHSAESSEELQVAPIHYRGDSSEEVEFVPILKDVRVHEEDGRYNFEVETGNGIRLSQSGSPEGHTGAVNKAGEYSYTAPDGTPVVVKFVANEYGYQPQSDLLPVAPAFPHPIPQFVLDQIAFAAQEDAARARAGLDSSEEVEVTAIVPAPVPRTHPLLRQPSF; from the exons ATGAAGTTT GTGATCCTCGCTGCCGTAGCCGCTGTGGCCGTTGCCGTCCCACAGTACAACTACTACGCCCTGCATGATGACTCTAGCGAAGAGTTCCAGGTGGTGCCCGTCCACTACGACTCTCATTCTGCAGAATCTAGCGAGGAGCTGCAAGTGGCTCCCATCCACTACAGGGGAGATTCCAGCGAGGAGGTCGAGTTCGTGCCTATCTTGAAGGACGTTCGCGTCCACGAAGAGGACGGACGGTATAACTTCGAAGTGGAGACTGGCAATGGCATCCGTCTCTCTCAGTCTGGCTCCCCCGAAGGTCATACTGGCGCCGTGAACAAGGCTGGAGAGTACTC GTACACTGCTCCTGACGGCACTCCCGTCGTTGTGAAGTTCGTCGCCAACGAGTACGGCTACCAGCCTCAGTCTGACCTCCTGCCAGTGGCTCCCGCgttcccccacccaatccctcagtTCGTGCTGGACCAGATCGCCTTCGCTGCTCAGGAGGACGCCGCTCGTGCCCGCGCTGGCTTGGATTCCTCAGAGGAGGTCGAGGTCACCGCCATCGTCCCTGCCCCTGTCCCCCGCACCCACCCATTACTACGCCAGCCCTCATTTTGA